Below is a genomic region from Streptomyces sp. NBC_00461.
AGTATGCGGAGTGCCTGGAGTATCTGGAGTATCTGGAGTATCTGGAGTATCTGGAGAGAGTGCCCGCGGCCGGGCGGCGATCGCCCGGCTGCACCGTGACAGTCACCTGAACCGGTCGTGGCCAGTCGTTTGGGCAGAGCCGAACGGGTGGGCACGGCCCGCGGCGCCGGGCGCGTCGCGCAGACGGCACGACGGCGGGCGGTCGGCACGACGGCGCACGGACAGCACGGCAGCACGACAGCGGACGGAGGCACGGAGCATGGAGACGACGTACCGGATCGAGGACCTGGCGCACGTCAGCGGCGCCACGGTCCGCACCATCCGCGCCTACCAGGACCGCGGCCTCCTCCCCCGCCCCGAGCGCCGCGGCCGCGCCAACCTCTACTCGGATGCGCATCTCGCCCGGCTGCGCCAGATCGCAGACCTCCTGGACCGCGGCTACACCCTGGCCTCCATCAAGGAGCTCCTGGAGGCCTGGGACGCCGGCCGCGGCCTGGGCGGGGTGCTCGGGCTGGTCGCCGAGGTCGACGGCCCGTGGACCGACGAGCAGGCGGTACGGGTCTCCCGCGCCGAGCTGGTCGAGCGGTTCGGCGGCTCCCCCGACGACGCGGCGGTCGCCGACGCCGTAGAGCTGGGCGTGCTCGAACCCGTCCCCGATGACGAGGACTCCTTCCTCGTGCCGAGCCCCCAAGAGCTGGCCGTGGCCGTCGAGTTGGCCGCGGCGGGCGTCCCCCTGTCCGCGGTCGCGGGCCATCTGCGGGAGTTGAGGGGACAGGTCGAGCACATCGCGGCCCGTTTCCTGGAGTTCACCACCGAGCACGTCTTCGCCCGGTACCTCGACGGCCCGCACCGCCCGACCGACGCGGACGCGGCCGAAGCGGCCTCACTGGTACGACGACTGCGGCCGCTCGCGCAGCAGACGGTGGACGCGGAACTCGCCCGCGCGATGCGGATGTTGGCGGTGCGGCAGCTGCGTCAGCGACTCGGCACGGGCGAGAGCGCACCGAGCGCTCCGATGTCACGCTCCGTGTCGTTGCCCGAGGAGACGATGCGGGCGGTGGAGAAGCTGGTTGGTCCGGAACGGGCGGCGGAGTTTGTGGGGCTGGCAGCTGAACGGGAGGTGCGAGCAAGGGCGTTGGACGCGCTCACGTCAAGGGGAGGGCCCCCAGTCGATCTTGACGAATGGGGCTGACATGTCGGGGAGTTGTCCACAGAACCGCCAATTAGCCTGTGGATAACTACAGTTGGTTGTGGACCAAACCTCCGCGTAAAAAAATCTGCGTGATCCACGTCTCTCCCGTCATGCTGAGCGGATGGACGAAAGACGCACCGTAAAAGTGTCGAAGTACCTCTCCAAGCATCTGCGTCACCAGCCCGAGCGGATCGGGCTCACACTCGACGAGGCCGGCTGGGTCGAGATCGACGTGCTGATCACCGCGGCCGCTGCCCACGGCTTCCGCTTCACCCGCGAAGAGCTGGACCACGTGGTCGCCGCGAACGACAAGAAGCGCTTCGCGATCGAGGGCACCCGGATCCGCGCCAGCCAGGGCCACAGCGTCGAGATCGACCTCGGACTGCTCCCGGCGACCCCTCCGCCGTACCTCTACCACGGCACCGTTGCCCGCACCCTGGACGCGATCCGCACCGAGGGGCTGCGCCCCATGAACCGGCACGACGTGCATCTCTCGCCCGACCGCGAGACGGCGACCCGCGTCGGCGCCCGCCGCGGCCGCCCCGTCGTGCTCTCGGTGGACGCGGCCGCCATGCACCGCGACGGACACGTCTTCCACGTCAGCGAGAACGGGGTGTGGCTCACCAAGGCCGTGCCGCCCCAGTACCTGCGCTTCCCGCGGCAGCACTGACACCCGGCCGCCTCGGAAGCGCTCATCTCCGGACGCCTCGGCAGCGCTCGCCACCCGGCCCGCACCAGCGCGTGACCGTGCGACCGCGTGACCGCGTGACCGCGCAAGGTGACCGTTTCGTCCGTAGTCGGTGGCGCGGCTTAGTCTCGGACACATGAGTCTGCGTCTGAGCACCGTGATCCTCCCGTACCGCCGCTGGCACGAGGGCGGCAGTTCGGCATGGCGGCGCGCGGAGCAGCTCGGCCTCCACACCGCGTACACCTACGACCACCTGTCCTGGCGCAGCTTCCGGGACGGCCCGTGGTTCGGCGCCGTACCGACCCTGACCGCGGCGGCGGCCGTCACCGAGCGGATCCGCCTGGGCACCCTGGTGACCTCGCCGAACTTCCGCCACCCGGTGCCCTACGCCAAGGAACTGATCTCCCTCGACGACCTCTCCGCGGGTCGCTTCACCCTCGGCGTCGGCGCGGGCGGCAACGGCTTCGACGCGACCGTGCTGGGACAGGAGCCCTGGACCCCGCGGGAGCGCGCCGACCGGTTCGCCGAGTTCGTCCAGCTCCTCGACCGGCTGCTGACCGACGACGGCAAGGAAGGCGTGTCCTACGAGGGCGACTTCTACTCGGCGCACGAGGCGCGCAACATCCCCGGCTGTGTGCAGCGCCCCCGACTGCCCTTCGCGGTGGCCGCGACGGGCCCGCGCGGCCTGCGTCTCGCGGCACGGCACGGACAGGCGTGGGTGACCACCGGCGACCCCAAGCTGTACGAGAACGGCACCCCTGAACAGTCGATTCAAGCCATTCGCGGCCAGGCCGAGAAGCTGGCCGACGCCTGCGCCGATATCGGCCGGGACGTATCCGAACTCGACAAGATCCTGCTCACCGGCTTCACCCCGGACCGCGCCCGGCCGCTGGAGTCGCTCGACGCCTTCGTGGACTTCGCGGGCCGGCACCGGGAACTGGGCTTCACCGAGATCGTGATCCACTGGCCCATCCCCGACTCCGACTTCGCCGCCGACGAGAAGGTCTTCGAGCAGATCGCCCTGGAGGCCCCGGCCCAGCTCGGCTGAGCGGACGGGGTGGGGCGGTGCCGACGAGGACGGCCCTGACGAGGACGGCAACTCCTCACCTGTGCGGACTCCCGCACGGGCGTGCAGGCATATGCGGGAGAATGAACGGGTGACCTCAGCGACTCGACAGCCCGAGACCCCGGCCGCCGCCGTTCCGCCACGGCTCATAGCCACCGATCTCGACGGCACCCTCCTGCGGGACGACCAGTCGGTCTCCCCGCGCACGGTCGCCGCCCTCGCCGCCGCCGAGGAGGCGGGCATCGAGGTCTTCTTCGTCACCGGCCGCCCCGCCCGCTGGATGGACGTCGTCAGCGATCACGTCCACGGCCACGGCCTGGCGATCTGCGGCAACGGCGCGGCCGTGGTCGACCTGCACGGCGGCCCCGGCGCCCACCGCTTCGTGAAGGTGCGCGAGCTCGCCCGGGACAACGCGCTGGACGCCGTACGGCTCCTGCGCGACGCGGCACCGGGCACGGTGTACGCGGTGGAGCAGACGTACGGCTTCCACCAGGAGCCGGACTACCCGAAGCTGCACATGGAGATCCCGGACAACCTCGCGCCGGCCGAGGACCTGCTGGCGCCGGACGGCCCCGGTGCCACGGAGCCGGTGCTCAAGATCCTCGCCTACCACCCGTCCCTCGATCCGGACGGTTTCCTCACCACGGCCCGTCTCGCCCTGGGTGAGCGTGTCAACGTCACCCGTTCCAGCCCCAGCGCCCTGCTGGAGATCAGCGGCCCCGGCGTCTCCAAGGCCAGCACGCTCGCCCTGTGCTGCGCCGAGCGCGGAATCTCGCACGAGGAGGTCGTCGCCTTCGGGGACATGCCGAACGACGTCGAGATGCTCACCTGGGCCGGCCAGTCGTACGCGATGGGCAACGCCCACCCGGACGTCATCGCCGCGGCCTCGGGCCGCACGGTCGCCAACAACGACGACGGTGTGGCGGTCGTGATCGAGCGGATGCTGGCCGCACGGCCGTAGGACTCGCTTCCGTCGGACTCGCTTCCGGTGGACTCGCTTCCGTAGGACCGGCCCGCGGGCGCGGCACCGGGCCGCCCGCCGGGCGTCGTCATCCGAGGGGGACGCCTCGCGCCGCCAGCCACGGCACCGGGTCCACCGCGGAGCCCATCTGAGGCGTGACCCGCACCTCGAAGTGCAGGTGCGGGCCGGTGGAGTTGCCGGTGGTGCCCGACTGGCCGATCCTCTGCCCGGTGTGCACCCGCTCGCCCTGGCCGACAGCGACGGCGGCGAGATGGGCGTACTGCGTGTAGTAGCCGCCCGCATGCCGGATCACGATCTCGATGCCGAAGGGACCCCCGCACGAGACGCTCACCACACGTCCGGCACCGGCCGCCCGCACCGGCGTCCCGATCGGCACCGCGAAGTCCTGCCCGGTGTGCCGGTTCACCCACCGGTCGCCGCCACTGCCGAAGCCCGCGGACAGTGTGTACGTCTCCACGGGTGCGACCCACGCCCGCGTGACGTCCGTCTCCGGCTGTTCGAGCCGCACCGGCCCGCGGCAACTGCCGGCCGCGGCCGAGGCGTCCGCCTGTCCCTGCAACTGCCCACGCGCTTCCTCGAGTTTCCGCTCGATGGTGTCTTTCACCGCGGCGAGTTCACTGTTCTGCTTCTCCAGCGCCCGCCACGCCACCGTGGCCTTCGCCTCGTCCGCGGTCAGCCGCGCCTCGGCCCGCCGACTCCTGCCGACCGAACCCGCGAGTGCCTCACCGGCCTGCGCCAGGACGTGCTGACCGCGCAGCAACTCGTCCGGGTCGTCCGCGAGGATCAGCCGCGCGGCCACCGGCAGACCGCCACCGGTGCGGTACTGGGCGCGTGCCATCCGGCCGAGGTCCTCGTGCAGGGCGGTGATCTCCCGCCGCTCACGGTCCAGCAGTGCCTCGGCCCGCTCGGCCCGCGCCCGCTCCACCTCGGCCTCGCGCCGTCCCGCCTCGTACCGCTGCGTCGCCAGCGCCGCGTCCTCGTAGAGCCGCGCGACCCCGGCGCCGACCCCGGAGTCGGAACCGCTGCCGATCCCGTCTCCGTCGTCCCAGCCCGCCGCCCCGGCGGGCCTGGCCCCCAGCACGACGAGCGCGCACAGCAACGCCGGAACGAGCAGCGGATGACAGCGGGATGAGCGCATGCCGGCGATCGTGGCCCGCTCCTTGGGTTCCGGTCATCTTCAACTCGTACGCCTGGGGGAAGCGGCGCCCCGTATGGCTCAGTACGGACGAGTCGGGTGGACAGTGCCTACGGAGTTCAGTACGGCGCCTGTCCCTCGCGCCGCCGACGACGCCCCAGAGAGTCGGCATCGGCGGAAGGCGCTGCGGCTATCCCGGGGGCCGTCCCGCCCCCACCAGCAGCTCCGCCTCCGCCTCCCGCTCCGCCATCCCCCTGAACGGCCCTGGTACGGCGGCCAGTTCGGCGTACGTCCCGCGCTGCACCACACGTCCCTCGTCCAGGACGACTACCTCGTCCACCGCTTCCAGGCCGGCCAGCCGGTGCGTGATGAGCAGCGTCGTCCGGCCCTCCGTGGCTGTCAGCAGGTCGGCGGTGAGCGCGTCGGCCGTCGGCAGGTCGAGGTGTTCGGCGGGCTCGTCGAGGACGAGGACGGGGAAGTCGGCGAGCAACGCGCGTGCCAGCGCGAGCCGCTGCCGCTGCCCGCCCGCCAGCCGGGCCCCGTGCTCGCCGACCAGCGTGTCGAGCCCATCGGGCAGACTGTCGGCCCAGTCCAGCAGCCGGGCTCGCTTCAGTGCGTCGCGCAGATCATCCTCGGTGGCGTCCTTCCTCGCGAGCAGCAGGTTCTCGCGCACCGAGCTGTCGAAGAGATGCGCGTCCTGGGCACACAGCCCGACGAGCCGTCGTACGTCGTCGCCGTCGAGCGCGTACGCGTCCACGCCCGCCAGCGTGTAGGAGCCGGCGTCCGCGTCCAGGAAGCGCAGGAGCACCTGCGCCAGCGTCGTCTTGCCGGAGCCCGACGGCCCGACCACGGCGATCCGGCGCCCCTGGTCGAGAGTCAGGTCGAGACCGTCGAGCGCCTCCCGCCGCTGGCCGGCATGCCGGGCGCTCAAGCCCCTGAGAGCCACCGGGAAGGGGGCGGCAGGCGCCTGTCGCGCCCGCTCCGGCTCCCGCACCGGCTCGGGCGCGTCGAGCACCTCGTACACGCGCTCCGCACTCCTGCGCACCCGTTGCCGGTGCTGCACGGCGAGCGGCAGCCCGAGGACCGCCTCGAAGGCGGCCAGCGGGGTGAGGGCGACGACGGCCATCGTCACGCCGTCCAGCCGCCCGTCGGCGACCGCCTGGGCGCCCACGAGGGCGGTGGCGGCGGCCGTCAGACCGGAGAGCAGAGCGGTGAGTCCGTCGCCGAGCGCGGTGGCCGTGGCGGCGCGCGAGGCGATCCGGGTGAGCGTGCCGTCGGCGCGCCGTGCCTCGGCGGTACGAGCGGGCAGAGCGCCGGCGACGGTCAACTCCGCGGTGCCGGTGAGCAGATCGGTCACGCGCGTCGCGAGCACCCCTCGTGCGGGGGCCAGCCTGCGTTCGGCGCGGCGGGCCACGGCGCCGGTGACCAGCGGGACGCCGACCCCGGCCGCCACCAGCCCGACGGCCAGCGCGAGACCGGCCTCGGGCAGCAGCCACGCCGTGAAGCCGACGGACGCGGCGGACACGATCACTGCGGAACCGGCGGGCAGCAACCAGCGCAGCCAGTAGTCCTGCAGGGCGTCCACGTCCACGACGAGCCGCGACAGCAGGTCGCCGCGGCGGGTGCGGCGCAGCCCGGCGGGCGCCAGCCGCTCCAGCCGCCGGTAGACGGCGACCCTGGTGTCCGCCAGCATCCGCAGCACCGCGTCGTGGGACACGAGCCGCTCGGCATACCGGAAGACCGCCCGCCCGATACCGAAGGCCCTCGTCGCCGTGACAGCCACCATCAGATACAGCACGGGCGGCTGCTGCGAGGCCCGCGAGATGAGCCACCCGGAGGTGGCCATGAGCCCGACGGCACTGCCGAGCGCGAGACTCCCGAGCAGCAGGGCGAGCGCGAGACGACCGCGCCGGGGGCCGGACATGGCCCGGACGCGGGCGAGCACGCCGCCTCGGCTGTCGGCAGATGCGGCGCTTGCGGGCTCGTGCGGCGTGGAGCTCTCGTACGTCTCCTGGGCCGCCGGGCGCCCCTCGGGCGTCCGGCGTTCCACGGAGGCAGGGACCGTCCGCCCCGCCAACCGCACCACGCGGTCCGCCACTGCGAGCAGCGCCGGCCGGTGCACCACCAGCAGTACCGTCCGCCCCACCGCCAGCCGCCGTACCGCCTCCACGACCTCGGCCTCGGTGGCCCCGTCCAGGGCGGCCGTCGGCTCGTCGAGCAACAGCACCGGACGGTCCGCGAGGAACGCCCGCGCCAGGGCGAGCCGTTGCCGCTGCCCGGCCGACAGCCCGGCACCGTCCTCGCCGAGCAGCGTGTCCACACCATCGGGCAGGGCGTCCACGAACTCCAGCGCTCCGGCCTCCCGCAACGCCCGCCGTACAGCGGCGTCATCGGCATCGGAACGCGCCAGCCGTACGTTCTCGGCGACGCTCCCGGCAAAGAGGTGCGGGCGCTGCGGCACCCAGGCGATCCGCGACCGCCACCGCTCCAGATCGACGTCACAGAGATCGACTCCGCCGACCCGTACCCGCCCCTCGGACGGCCTGACAAAGCCCAACAGCACGTTCAGCAGCGTGGACTTGCCGCTGCCGCTCGGCCCGACGAGCGCGACCGTCTCCCCGAGCTCGACGGCGAAGGAAACATCCGACACGGCGTCCTCGGATCGCCCGGGGTACCGAACCGTCACTCCCTCGAAGGCGATGCCACCCGTCGGAACGGTCCCCGTGCCCGACGCCGGCACGGGGGTCTCCAGGACGGCGAAGATCTCCTCGGCCGCCGCGAGCCCTTCCGCCGCCGCGTGATACTGCGCGCCGACCTGACGCAGGGGCAGGTAGGCCTCGGGCGCGAGGACGAGGATGACCAGGCCGATGTACAGATCCATCTCACCGTGCACGAGCCGCATGCCGATCGTCACGGCGACCAGTGCGACCGAGAGCGTGGACAGCAGCTCCAGCGCGAAGGACGAGATGAAGGCGACCCGCAGCGTCCGCATGGTCGCCTGCCGGTACTCACCGGTGATCCGCTTGATCGACTCAGCCTGCGCCTTGGCCCGCCCGAACACCTTCAGGGTCGGCAGCCCCGCGACGACGTCCAGGAAGTGGCCGGACAACTGGGACAGCAACCGCCACTGACGGTCCATCCGGGACTGCGTGGCCCAGCCGATCAGGACCATGAAGACCGGGATGAGTGGCAGGGTTCCCACGATGATCGCCGCCGAGACCCAGTCCTCGGTGACGATCCGGGCCAGCACCGCCACGGGCACGACCACCGCGAGCCCCAACTGCGGCAGATAGCGCGAGAAATAGTCGTCGAGGGCGTCGACACCCCGAGTGGCGAGCGCGACGAGCGAACCGGTCCGCTGCCCGCTCAGCCACCCGGGCCCCAGCGCACCGGCTCGTTCCAGCAACCGTCCCCGCAGCTCCGACTTCACCGCCGCGCTCGCCCGGTGCGCGGCGAGCTCCGTGAGCCAGGAGACCAGCGCACGGCCACAGGCGACAGCCACCAACAGCAGCAGGGGAGTGCCGAGTTCGGCGACCGACATCCCGTGCTGGAACGACCCCACCACCACCTCGGCGATGAGCATCGCCTGGGCGATGACCAGCCCCGCGCCAAGGACGCCCAGGCCGACGACCGACACCAGGAAGAGGCGGGTGGCACGG
It encodes:
- the cydD gene encoding thiol reductant ABC exporter subunit CydD; protein product: MKPIDPRLLHYARATRLFLVSVVGLGVLGAGLVIAQAMLIAEVVVGSFQHGMSVAELGTPLLLLVAVACGRALVSWLTELAAHRASAAVKSELRGRLLERAGALGPGWLSGQRTGSLVALATRGVDALDDYFSRYLPQLGLAVVVPVAVLARIVTEDWVSAAIIVGTLPLIPVFMVLIGWATQSRMDRQWRLLSQLSGHFLDVVAGLPTLKVFGRAKAQAESIKRITGEYRQATMRTLRVAFISSFALELLSTLSVALVAVTIGMRLVHGEMDLYIGLVILVLAPEAYLPLRQVGAQYHAAAEGLAAAEEIFAVLETPVPASGTGTVPTGGIAFEGVTVRYPGRSEDAVSDVSFAVELGETVALVGPSGSGKSTLLNVLLGFVRPSEGRVRVGGVDLCDVDLERWRSRIAWVPQRPHLFAGSVAENVRLARSDADDAAVRRALREAGALEFVDALPDGVDTLLGEDGAGLSAGQRQRLALARAFLADRPVLLLDEPTAALDGATEAEVVEAVRRLAVGRTVLLVVHRPALLAVADRVVRLAGRTVPASVERRTPEGRPAAQETYESSTPHEPASAASADSRGGVLARVRAMSGPRRGRLALALLLGSLALGSAVGLMATSGWLISRASQQPPVLYLMVAVTATRAFGIGRAVFRYAERLVSHDAVLRMLADTRVAVYRRLERLAPAGLRRTRRGDLLSRLVVDVDALQDYWLRWLLPAGSAVIVSAASVGFTAWLLPEAGLALAVGLVAAGVGVPLVTGAVARRAERRLAPARGVLATRVTDLLTGTAELTVAGALPARTAEARRADGTLTRIASRAATATALGDGLTALLSGLTAAATALVGAQAVADGRLDGVTMAVVALTPLAAFEAVLGLPLAVQHRQRVRRSAERVYEVLDAPEPVREPERARQAPAAPFPVALRGLSARHAGQRREALDGLDLTLDQGRRIAVVGPSGSGKTTLAQVLLRFLDADAGSYTLAGVDAYALDGDDVRRLVGLCAQDAHLFDSSVRENLLLARKDATEDDLRDALKRARLLDWADSLPDGLDTLVGEHGARLAGGQRQRLALARALLADFPVLVLDEPAEHLDLPTADALTADLLTATEGRTTLLITHRLAGLEAVDEVVVLDEGRVVQRGTYAELAAVPGPFRGMAEREAEAELLVGAGRPPG
- a CDS encoding RNA 2'-phosphotransferase, encoding MDERRTVKVSKYLSKHLRHQPERIGLTLDEAGWVEIDVLITAAAAHGFRFTREELDHVVAANDKKRFAIEGTRIRASQGHSVEIDLGLLPATPPPYLYHGTVARTLDAIRTEGLRPMNRHDVHLSPDRETATRVGARRGRPVVLSVDAAAMHRDGHVFHVSENGVWLTKAVPPQYLRFPRQH
- a CDS encoding MerR family transcriptional regulator, with translation METTYRIEDLAHVSGATVRTIRAYQDRGLLPRPERRGRANLYSDAHLARLRQIADLLDRGYTLASIKELLEAWDAGRGLGGVLGLVAEVDGPWTDEQAVRVSRAELVERFGGSPDDAAVADAVELGVLEPVPDDEDSFLVPSPQELAVAVELAAAGVPLSAVAGHLRELRGQVEHIAARFLEFTTEHVFARYLDGPHRPTDADAAEAASLVRRLRPLAQQTVDAELARAMRMLAVRQLRQRLGTGESAPSAPMSRSVSLPEETMRAVEKLVGPERAAEFVGLAAEREVRARALDALTSRGGPPVDLDEWG
- a CDS encoding Cof-type HAD-IIB family hydrolase, with amino-acid sequence MRENERVTSATRQPETPAAAVPPRLIATDLDGTLLRDDQSVSPRTVAALAAAEEAGIEVFFVTGRPARWMDVVSDHVHGHGLAICGNGAAVVDLHGGPGAHRFVKVRELARDNALDAVRLLRDAAPGTVYAVEQTYGFHQEPDYPKLHMEIPDNLAPAEDLLAPDGPGATEPVLKILAYHPSLDPDGFLTTARLALGERVNVTRSSPSALLEISGPGVSKASTLALCCAERGISHEEVVAFGDMPNDVEMLTWAGQSYAMGNAHPDVIAAASGRTVANNDDGVAVVIERMLAARP
- a CDS encoding LLM class flavin-dependent oxidoreductase — translated: MSLRLSTVILPYRRWHEGGSSAWRRAEQLGLHTAYTYDHLSWRSFRDGPWFGAVPTLTAAAAVTERIRLGTLVTSPNFRHPVPYAKELISLDDLSAGRFTLGVGAGGNGFDATVLGQEPWTPRERADRFAEFVQLLDRLLTDDGKEGVSYEGDFYSAHEARNIPGCVQRPRLPFAVAATGPRGLRLAARHGQAWVTTGDPKLYENGTPEQSIQAIRGQAEKLADACADIGRDVSELDKILLTGFTPDRARPLESLDAFVDFAGRHRELGFTEIVIHWPIPDSDFAADEKVFEQIALEAPAQLG
- a CDS encoding M23 family metallopeptidase, which gives rise to MRSSRCHPLLVPALLCALVVLGARPAGAAGWDDGDGIGSGSDSGVGAGVARLYEDAALATQRYEAGRREAEVERARAERAEALLDRERREITALHEDLGRMARAQYRTGGGLPVAARLILADDPDELLRGQHVLAQAGEALAGSVGRSRRAEARLTADEAKATVAWRALEKQNSELAAVKDTIERKLEEARGQLQGQADASAAAGSCRGPVRLEQPETDVTRAWVAPVETYTLSAGFGSGGDRWVNRHTGQDFAVPIGTPVRAAGAGRVVSVSCGGPFGIEIVIRHAGGYYTQYAHLAAVAVGQGERVHTGQRIGQSGTTGNSTGPHLHFEVRVTPQMGSAVDPVPWLAARGVPLG